A stretch of the Papaver somniferum cultivar HN1 chromosome 6, ASM357369v1, whole genome shotgun sequence genome encodes the following:
- the LOC113289757 gene encoding zinc finger BED domain-containing protein RICESLEEPER 2-like isoform X1, translating into MEPATKKPVPKPKKLRSLVWNDFERVKRGDTMAAICKHCKNKLNGASTSGTTHLKNHLLRCPVKNNLGDMTGISYGKRLTSLVWNDFERVKRGDAMVAICKHCKRKLNGASTNGTTHLKNHLLRCPVRNSLASSSDTTQRNLLQIYPVNNNVLVREETEDGSVEPDSLIPDEDPIPQHLEQSRVDLARMIILHDYPLNMVEHIGFKRFVENLQPSFCFTLDTVMADCMQIYGIEKQRIYEILDEVSGQISVTAGTWTSGQDHVYLCLTAHYIDVAWLLQKKILNFVMTDPDTEETLQLSETIITCINDWGIDSKLLSLTLDNYSMSDDVASRVKERLPHNRLLPRNDLFHVCCAEHILNVIVQELLGALHDVIHKIRECVRYVKSSESLQQNFNDLYQGLQVTTSHKNLCLDSPTRWKSTYLMLEAAVGNRIAFSHFQECDSNYVKISNSDWERVTAVTNYLKLFVEVLNVFSGAKSPTANLYFPEVCDIHVQLIEWCKSSDSVICSVALKMKEKFDIYWSVCIRLLTIAAILDPRFKMKLVEYYYPQIYGGSSAERISDISKCIKDLYEEYTNKSMAFSSLDQGYACEGGGLSAALSCVDNGSKDRLSGYNKFVHETADTQYEKSELEKYLDEPVFPRNIDFNILNWWKVNSPKYPVLSMVARDVLGIPMSTAVTSYSANNDGDRVLASHWSPLSSDVIQAMMCTHEWLQTELEV; encoded by the exons ATGGAACCTGCAACCAAGAAGCCTGTACCAAAACCTAAGAAATTGAGGTCACTCGTCTGGAATGACTTCGAAAGGGTTAAAAGAGGTGATACCATGGCTGCCATATGTAAACACTGCAAAAATAAACTTAATGGAGCAAGTACTAGTGGAACAACACATTTGAAGAATCATTTGCTAAGATGTCCTGTGAAAAACAACCTCGGGGATATGACTGGTATATCATATGGGAAGAGATTGACATCTCTCGTCTGGAATGATTTTGAAAGGGTTAAAAGAGGTGATGCTATGGTTGCCATATGTAAGCACTGCAAAAGGAAACTTAATGGTGCGAGTACTAATGGTACAACACATTTGAAGAATCATTTGCTTAGGTGTCCTGTGAGGAACAGTCTTGCGAGTTCTAGTGATACAACACAGAGGAATCTCTTGCAAATATATCCAGTGAACAACAACGTTCTAGTGAGAGAAGAGACAGAAGATGGATCTGTTGAACCTGATAGTCTCATACCTGACGAAGATCCGATCCCCCAACATCTAGAGCAAAGTCGAGTTGATCTTGCACGCATGATTATATTACATGACTACCCACTAAATATGGTTGAGCACATTGGGTTTAAGAGATTTGTTGAGAATCTCCAGCCATCGTTTTGCTTTACGTTGGATACAGTTATGGCTGATTGTATGCAAATATATGGGATAGAGAAGCAAAGAATATATGAGATTTTGGATGAAGTTTCTGGTCAAATTAGTGTCACTGCCGGTACATGGACATCAGGCCAAGATCATGTATACTTGTGTTTGACGGCTCACTACATTGATGTTGCTTGGTTATTGCagaaaaagattcttaacttcgTAATGACTGATCCTGATACAGAAGAAACACTACAACTATCAGAAACTATTATTACATGTATAAATGACTGGGGCATAGACAGTAAGTTGCTCTCGTTGACATTAGATAATTATTCCATGAGTGATGATGTTGCATCCAGAGTTAAAGAACGACTTCCTCATAACAGGTTGCTGCCGAGAAATGATCTTTTCCATGTATGTTGTGCAGAACACATTCTCAATGTGATTGTTCAAGAATTGTTAGGAGCATTGCATGACGTAATCCATAAAATACGAGAATGTGTTAGGTATGTCAAGAGTTCAGAATCCCTGCAACAGAATTTTAATGACTTGTATCAAGGATTACAAGTCACTACTTCTCATAAGAACTTGTGCCTTGATTCTCCTACAAGATGGAAGTCTACGTATCTGATGCTTGAGGCTGCTGTGGGAAATCGTATTGCATTTTCACATTTTCAAGAATGTGACAGCAATTATGTAAAGATCTCTAATTCAGACTGGGAAAGGGTAACTGCCGTCACCAACTATTTGAAGCTGTTTGTTGAGGTTCTAAATGTTTTTTCAGGTGCGAAATCTCCAACAGCTAATCTGTATTTCCCTGAAGTTTGTGATATTCATGTCCAACTGATTGAGTGGTGCAAGAGCTCGGATAGTGTAATTTGTTCTGTTGCACTTAAAATGAAGGAGAAATTTGATATTTATTGGAGTGTTTGCATCCGGCTTTTAACAATTGCAGCAATTTTGGATCCTCGATTCAAGATGAAGTTAGTGGAATATTACTACCCACAAATTTACGGTGGTAGTTCAGCAGAACGCATCAGTGATATTTCCAAATGTATTAAGGATCTTTACGAGGAATATACAAATAAGAGCATGGCATTTTCTTCTCTTGATCAAGGTTATGCTTGTGAGGGTGGTGGACTTAGTGCTGCCTTGAGTTGTGTTGACAATGGTTCTAAAGATAGATTAAGTGGTTACAACAAGTTTGTTCATGAAACAGCTGATACCCAATATGAAAAATCTGAGTTGGAGAAATATTTGGATGAGCCTGTCTTTCCTAGGAACATCGATTTCAACATATTGAATTGGTGGAAAGTCAACTCACCAAAATACCCTGTTCTGTCTATGGTAGCTCGTGATGTCTTGGGAATTCCTATGTCAACGGCAGTTACATCATATTCTGCAAATAATGATGGAGATAGAGTCCTTGCTTCGCATTGGAGTCCACTTAGTTCAGATGTTATACAGGCTATGATGTGCACACATGAGTGGCTCCAGACTGAGTTAGAAG TTTAG
- the LOC113289760 gene encoding integrin-linked protein kinase 1-like isoform X2 — MEIIGAEGELVDVLVPVRFTLGRQSSLAPEGGLGDDGDQEEEKVLEEVDEIDPTFQLMYLANEGDLEGITELLDSGVNINFQDIDGRTALHIAACQGVADVVELLISRGADIDPTDRWGSTPLADAIHYKNHNVIKLLEKSGAKPLMAPMHVLTAREIPEYEIDCNELDFSESVVITKGTFRIASWRGIQVAVKELQEDFMADEEKVNAFRDELALLQRIRHPNVVQFLGAVTQSSPMMIVTEYLPKGDLRAFLKRRGALKPETAVKFALDIARGMSYLHEHKTEAIIHCDLEPSNILRDDTGHLKVADFGISKILNVAKTVREDKPVTCRDNSCRYVAPEVFRNEEYDTKVDVFSFAIILQEMIEGQPPFSTKEEDEAATAYAAKERPPFKAPHKLYSHGLRELIEECWSEVPANRPTFKQIIEKLNAILKHFDHKRRWTTKRLKCFHLEAMWKKDHSHSDGSSRSTSSTFR; from the exons ATGGAGATTATAGGAGCAGAAGGAGAATTGGTTGATGTATTAGTGCCGGTTAGGTTTACATTAGGAAgacaatcatctcttgcaccCGAAGGAGGGCTTGGTGATGATGgagatcaagaagaagaaaaggtattagaagaagttgatgaaattgatCCAACTTTCCAATTAATGTATTTAGCTAATGAAGGTGATTTAGAAGGTATAACAGAGTTATTAGATTCGGGagtcaatatcaattttcaagatattgatggAAGAACAGCTCTTCATATTGCTGCTTGTCAAGGTGTTGCTGATGTTGTTGAGTTATTGATTTCAAGAGGTGCTGATATTGATCCTACTGATCGGTGGGGTAGTACG CCTCTTGCAGATGCGATACACTACAAAAACCACAATGTGATCAAGCTGCTAGAGAAGAGTGGGGCAAAGCCTCTG ATGGCTCCCATGCACGTCCTTACTGCCCGTGAAATCCCAGAATATGAAATCGACTGTAACGAGCTTGATTTTTCTGAAAGTGTTGTCATAACTAAG GGAACATTTCGTATTGCTTCCTGGCGTGGAATTCAAGTTGCGGTGAAAGAACTTCAGGAGGATTTCATGGCTGACGAGGAGAAAGT AAATGCTTTTAGGGATGAGCTTGCACTGCTTCAGAGGATACGACATCCAAATGTAGTTCAGTTTCTTGGTGCTGTAACTCAAAGTAGTCCAATGATGATTGTCACCGAATATTTACCAAAG GGTGATCTCCGTGCATTTTTGAAAAGAAGAGGAGCACTAAAGCCAGAAACGGCAGTTAAATTCGCTCTTGATATTGCAAG GGGAATGAGTTATCTGCATGAGCATAAAACTGAGGCCATAATTCACTGTGATCTTGAGCCTTC AAATATTTTGCGGGATGATACTGGGCATCTTAAAGTTGCAGATTTTGGAATCAGCAAGATACTAAATGTTGCAAAAACTGTCAGAGAAGATAAACCTGTGACATGTCGCGACAATTCCT GCAGGTATGTAGCTCCCGAGGTTTTTAGAAATGAAGAATATGACACAAAAGTGGATGTATTTTCATTTGCTATAATTCTGCAAGAG ATGATTGAAGGGCAACCACCTTTTtccacaaaagaagaagatgaagctgctACTGCCTATGCTGCTAAAGAGCGTCCACCCTTCAAAGCTCCACATAAGCTTTACTCACATGGCTTAAGAGA ATTGATAGAGGAATGCTGGAGCGAGGTGCCTGCCAATAGACCAACGTTCAAGCAAATAATAGAAAAGTTGAATGCCATTCTTAAGCATTTCGACCACAAGCGTCGCTGGACG ACAAAACGATTGAAATGCTTCCACCTTGAGGCCATGTGGAAGAAAGATCATTCGCACTCTGACGGAAGCTCCCGTTCTACTTCTTCCACCTTTCGATGA
- the LOC113289757 gene encoding zinc finger BED domain-containing protein RICESLEEPER 2-like isoform X2, translated as MEPATKKPVPKPKKLRSLVWNDFERVKRGDTMAAICKHCKNKLNGASTSGTTHLKNHLLRCPVKNNLGDMTGISYGKRLTSLVWNDFERVKRGDAMVAICKHCKRKLNGASTNGTTHLKNHLLRCPVRNSLASSSDTTQRNLLQIYPVNNNVLVREETEDGSVEPDSLIPDEDPIPQHLEQSRVDLARMIILHDYPLNMVEHIGFKRFVENLQPSFCFTLDTVMADCMQIYGIEKQRIYEILDEVSGQISVTAGTWTSGQDHVYLCLTAHYIDVAWLLQKKILNFVMTDPDTEETLQLSETIITCINDWGIDSKLLSLTLDNYSMSDDVASRVKERLPHNRLLPRNDLFHVCCAEHILNVIVQELLGALHDVIHKIRECVRYVKSSESLQQNFNDLYQGLQVTTSHKNLCLDSPTRWKSTYLMLEAAVGNRIAFSHFQECDSNYVKISNSDWERVTAVTNYLKLFVEVLNVFSGAKSPTANLYFPEVCDIHVQLIEWCKSSDSVICSVALKMKEKFDIYWSVCIRLLTIAAILDPRFKMKLVEYYYPQIYGGSSAERISDISKCIKDLYEEYTNKSMAFSSLDQGYACEGGGLSAALSCVDNGSKDRLSGYNKFVHETADTQYEKSELEKYLDEPVFPRNIDFNILNWWKVNSPKYPVLSMVARDVLGIPMSTAVTSYSANNDGDRVLASHWSPLSSDVIQAMMCTHEWLQTELEG; from the exons ATGGAACCTGCAACCAAGAAGCCTGTACCAAAACCTAAGAAATTGAGGTCACTCGTCTGGAATGACTTCGAAAGGGTTAAAAGAGGTGATACCATGGCTGCCATATGTAAACACTGCAAAAATAAACTTAATGGAGCAAGTACTAGTGGAACAACACATTTGAAGAATCATTTGCTAAGATGTCCTGTGAAAAACAACCTCGGGGATATGACTGGTATATCATATGGGAAGAGATTGACATCTCTCGTCTGGAATGATTTTGAAAGGGTTAAAAGAGGTGATGCTATGGTTGCCATATGTAAGCACTGCAAAAGGAAACTTAATGGTGCGAGTACTAATGGTACAACACATTTGAAGAATCATTTGCTTAGGTGTCCTGTGAGGAACAGTCTTGCGAGTTCTAGTGATACAACACAGAGGAATCTCTTGCAAATATATCCAGTGAACAACAACGTTCTAGTGAGAGAAGAGACAGAAGATGGATCTGTTGAACCTGATAGTCTCATACCTGACGAAGATCCGATCCCCCAACATCTAGAGCAAAGTCGAGTTGATCTTGCACGCATGATTATATTACATGACTACCCACTAAATATGGTTGAGCACATTGGGTTTAAGAGATTTGTTGAGAATCTCCAGCCATCGTTTTGCTTTACGTTGGATACAGTTATGGCTGATTGTATGCAAATATATGGGATAGAGAAGCAAAGAATATATGAGATTTTGGATGAAGTTTCTGGTCAAATTAGTGTCACTGCCGGTACATGGACATCAGGCCAAGATCATGTATACTTGTGTTTGACGGCTCACTACATTGATGTTGCTTGGTTATTGCagaaaaagattcttaacttcgTAATGACTGATCCTGATACAGAAGAAACACTACAACTATCAGAAACTATTATTACATGTATAAATGACTGGGGCATAGACAGTAAGTTGCTCTCGTTGACATTAGATAATTATTCCATGAGTGATGATGTTGCATCCAGAGTTAAAGAACGACTTCCTCATAACAGGTTGCTGCCGAGAAATGATCTTTTCCATGTATGTTGTGCAGAACACATTCTCAATGTGATTGTTCAAGAATTGTTAGGAGCATTGCATGACGTAATCCATAAAATACGAGAATGTGTTAGGTATGTCAAGAGTTCAGAATCCCTGCAACAGAATTTTAATGACTTGTATCAAGGATTACAAGTCACTACTTCTCATAAGAACTTGTGCCTTGATTCTCCTACAAGATGGAAGTCTACGTATCTGATGCTTGAGGCTGCTGTGGGAAATCGTATTGCATTTTCACATTTTCAAGAATGTGACAGCAATTATGTAAAGATCTCTAATTCAGACTGGGAAAGGGTAACTGCCGTCACCAACTATTTGAAGCTGTTTGTTGAGGTTCTAAATGTTTTTTCAGGTGCGAAATCTCCAACAGCTAATCTGTATTTCCCTGAAGTTTGTGATATTCATGTCCAACTGATTGAGTGGTGCAAGAGCTCGGATAGTGTAATTTGTTCTGTTGCACTTAAAATGAAGGAGAAATTTGATATTTATTGGAGTGTTTGCATCCGGCTTTTAACAATTGCAGCAATTTTGGATCCTCGATTCAAGATGAAGTTAGTGGAATATTACTACCCACAAATTTACGGTGGTAGTTCAGCAGAACGCATCAGTGATATTTCCAAATGTATTAAGGATCTTTACGAGGAATATACAAATAAGAGCATGGCATTTTCTTCTCTTGATCAAGGTTATGCTTGTGAGGGTGGTGGACTTAGTGCTGCCTTGAGTTGTGTTGACAATGGTTCTAAAGATAGATTAAGTGGTTACAACAAGTTTGTTCATGAAACAGCTGATACCCAATATGAAAAATCTGAGTTGGAGAAATATTTGGATGAGCCTGTCTTTCCTAGGAACATCGATTTCAACATATTGAATTGGTGGAAAGTCAACTCACCAAAATACCCTGTTCTGTCTATGGTAGCTCGTGATGTCTTGGGAATTCCTATGTCAACGGCAGTTACATCATATTCTGCAAATAATGATGGAGATAGAGTCCTTGCTTCGCATTGGAGTCCACTTAGTTCAGATGTTATACAGGCTATGATGTGCACACATGAGTGGCTCCAGACTGAGTTAGAAG GTTAA
- the LOC113289758 gene encoding lysine--tRNA ligase, chloroplastic/mitochondrial-like codes for MEALKFWRVSSSPFKHFMYFASATTKTTSTKFISFRCCSSSPTPSTNTTTNTTTTTTTQVVSDRNNRRRSSSSSSSTSDRDSIRAIRLKKVEELRTKGHEPYAYGWDRTHTASQLQEIYKNLGNGEESSKDVDLVSIAGRIIARRAFGKLAFLTLRDDSGTIQLYCEKEKLLQDQFDQLKTLVDIGDILGASGSIKRTEKGELSVYISSFALLTKSLLPLPDKFHGLTDVDKRYRQRYVDMIANPEVADIFRARAKIVSEIRKTVEAFGFIEVETPVLQGAAGGAEARPFVTYHNSLGRDLYLRIATELHLKRMLVGGFEKVYEIGRIFRNEGISTRHNPEFTTIEMYEAYSDYQSMMNMTEEVVVRCALAVQGKLTVDYQGLEISLERPWRRESMHNLVKEATGIDFNELGNDVKVAKEVAIKALEVKDRSSIEACPSVGHVLNEVFEIVVEPTLLQPTFVLDYPVEISPLAKPHRSKAGLTERFELFICGRELANAFSELTDPLDQRDRLEKQVKQHNEKREASGLHTDSAEEREKKNDDESYEVTLDEDFLTALEYGMPPASGMGLGIDRLVMLLTNSASIRDVIAFPVLKVQQ; via the exons ATGGAAGCGCTCAAGTTTTGGAGAGTATCTTCAAGTCCATTCAAACACTTCATGTATTTCGCCTCTGCAACTACTAAAACCACATCCACTAAGTTCATCTCTTTCAggtgttgttcttcttctcccaCCCCTTCCACTAACACTACCACTAACACTACCACTACCACTACCACTCAAGTAGTTTCAGACCGCAATAATCGTagaaggtcatcttcttcatcatcatcaacttctGATAGAGATTCTATTCGAGCTATTCGTCTCAAAAAG GTAGAAGAATTAAGGACTAAAGGTCATGAACCTTATGCTTATGGATGGGATAGAACTCATACTGCTAGTCAACTTCAAGAAATTTATAAGAATTTAGGTAATGGTGAAGAGTCGAGTAAAGATGTTGATTTGGTGTCAATAGCTGGAAGAATTATTGCTCGTAGAGCTTTCGGGAAGCTTGCTTTTTTAACACTAAGAGATGATTCTGGAACAATTCAG CTTTATTGCGAAAAGGAAAAGCTTCTGCAAGATCAGTTTGATCAGTTAAAGACGCTTGTGGATATCGGTGATATATTAGGTGCAAGTGGTTCAATAAAGCGGACAGAGAAAG GAGAGCTTTCTGTTTACATAAGTTCATTTGCCCTTCTCACAAAATCTCTTCTCCCATTACCTGATAAGTTTCATGGTCTAACAGATGTAGATAAGCGTTACCGTCAAAG GTATGTAGACATGATTGCAAATCCTGAGGTAGCTGACATATTCAGGGCAAGAGCCAAG ATTGTGTCAGAGATACGAAAGACAGTGGAAGCATTTGGTTTCATCGAAGTTGAAACTCCAGTTCTACAG GGAGCAGCTGGTGGGGCGGAAGCTAGACCATTTGTTACATATCATAATTCACTTGGAAGGGATCTTTATTTGAGAATTGCAACTGAGCTCCACTTAAAGAGAATGCTG GTCGGAGGATTTGAAAAAGTATATGAAATTGGACGAATTTTCAGAAATGAAGGCATTTCAACCCGTCATAATCCTGAATTTACCACTATTGAG ATGTATGAAGCATATTCAGACTACCAAAGCATGATGAACATGACGGAGGAAGTCGTCGTTAGATGTGCTCTTGCAGTTCAAGGGAAGCTTACTGTTGATTATCAG GGTTTGGAAATAAGTCTAGAAAGGCCTTGGAGGAGGGAAAGCATGCACAATCTCGTGAAAGAAGCAACTGGAATTGACTTTAATGAGTTGGGAAATGATGTTAAAGTAGCTAAAGAAGTTGCTATTAAAGCACTTGAGGTCAAGGATAGGTCTTCTATTGAAGCTTGTCCATCTGTTGGCCACGTTCTAAATGAG GTTTTTGAGATTGTTGTAGAGCCAACACTCCTGCAGCCAACATTTGTTTTAGACTATCCAGTCGAGATATCACCTCTTGCTAAACCACATAGAAG TAAAGCTGGTTTGACTGAGAGATTTGAATTATTCATCTGTGGTCGTGAACTTGCCAATGCGTTCTCTGAGTTGACAGATCCTTTGGATCAG CGAGATCGCTTAGAAAAACAAGTGAAGCAGCATAATGAGAAGAGAGAAGCAAGTGGTTTACATACCGATTCtgcagaagaaagagaaaagaaaaacgaTGATGAATCTTACGAAGTCACTCTAGACGAAGATTTTCTGACAGCTTTGGAATATGGAATGCCACCCGCTTCTGGAATG GGACTTGGAATTGACAGGCTAGTAATGCTTCTGACAAACTCGGCCAGCATTCGTGATGTTATCGCATTTCCTGTCCTCAAAGTTCAGCAATGA
- the LOC113289760 gene encoding integrin-linked protein kinase 1-like isoform X1, whose translation MEIIGAEGELVDVLVPVRFTLGRQSSLAPEGGLGDDGDQEEEKVLEEVDEIDPTFQLMYLANEGDLEGITELLDSGVNINFQDIDGRTALHIAACQGVADVVELLISRGADIDPTDRWGSTPLADAIHYKNHNVIKLLEKSGAKPLMAPMHVLTAREIPEYEIDCNELDFSESVVITKGTFRIASWRGIQVAVKELQEDFMADEEKVWVGHIFLMDYELYFLLLVVSLLNHSSSLKYSFFGHINRNAFRDELALLQRIRHPNVVQFLGAVTQSSPMMIVTEYLPKGDLRAFLKRRGALKPETAVKFALDIARGMSYLHEHKTEAIIHCDLEPSNILRDDTGHLKVADFGISKILNVAKTVREDKPVTCRDNSCRYVAPEVFRNEEYDTKVDVFSFAIILQEMIEGQPPFSTKEEDEAATAYAAKERPPFKAPHKLYSHGLRELIEECWSEVPANRPTFKQIIEKLNAILKHFDHKRRWTTKRLKCFHLEAMWKKDHSHSDGSSRSTSSTFR comes from the exons ATGGAGATTATAGGAGCAGAAGGAGAATTGGTTGATGTATTAGTGCCGGTTAGGTTTACATTAGGAAgacaatcatctcttgcaccCGAAGGAGGGCTTGGTGATGATGgagatcaagaagaagaaaaggtattagaagaagttgatgaaattgatCCAACTTTCCAATTAATGTATTTAGCTAATGAAGGTGATTTAGAAGGTATAACAGAGTTATTAGATTCGGGagtcaatatcaattttcaagatattgatggAAGAACAGCTCTTCATATTGCTGCTTGTCAAGGTGTTGCTGATGTTGTTGAGTTATTGATTTCAAGAGGTGCTGATATTGATCCTACTGATCGGTGGGGTAGTACG CCTCTTGCAGATGCGATACACTACAAAAACCACAATGTGATCAAGCTGCTAGAGAAGAGTGGGGCAAAGCCTCTG ATGGCTCCCATGCACGTCCTTACTGCCCGTGAAATCCCAGAATATGAAATCGACTGTAACGAGCTTGATTTTTCTGAAAGTGTTGTCATAACTAAG GGAACATTTCGTATTGCTTCCTGGCGTGGAATTCAAGTTGCGGTGAAAGAACTTCAGGAGGATTTCATGGCTGACGAGGAGAAAGTGTGGGTTGGTCATATCTTTTTAATGGATTATGAACTTTATTTCTTATTGCTTGTTGTTTCGTTGTTGAACCATTCTTCATCCTTGAAGTACTCATTCTTTGGTCACATCAACAGAAATGCTTTTAGGGATGAGCTTGCACTGCTTCAGAGGATACGACATCCAAATGTAGTTCAGTTTCTTGGTGCTGTAACTCAAAGTAGTCCAATGATGATTGTCACCGAATATTTACCAAAG GGTGATCTCCGTGCATTTTTGAAAAGAAGAGGAGCACTAAAGCCAGAAACGGCAGTTAAATTCGCTCTTGATATTGCAAG GGGAATGAGTTATCTGCATGAGCATAAAACTGAGGCCATAATTCACTGTGATCTTGAGCCTTC AAATATTTTGCGGGATGATACTGGGCATCTTAAAGTTGCAGATTTTGGAATCAGCAAGATACTAAATGTTGCAAAAACTGTCAGAGAAGATAAACCTGTGACATGTCGCGACAATTCCT GCAGGTATGTAGCTCCCGAGGTTTTTAGAAATGAAGAATATGACACAAAAGTGGATGTATTTTCATTTGCTATAATTCTGCAAGAG ATGATTGAAGGGCAACCACCTTTTtccacaaaagaagaagatgaagctgctACTGCCTATGCTGCTAAAGAGCGTCCACCCTTCAAAGCTCCACATAAGCTTTACTCACATGGCTTAAGAGA ATTGATAGAGGAATGCTGGAGCGAGGTGCCTGCCAATAGACCAACGTTCAAGCAAATAATAGAAAAGTTGAATGCCATTCTTAAGCATTTCGACCACAAGCGTCGCTGGACG ACAAAACGATTGAAATGCTTCCACCTTGAGGCCATGTGGAAGAAAGATCATTCGCACTCTGACGGAAGCTCCCGTTCTACTTCTTCCACCTTTCGATGA